The sequence ACGAGGAACTGTTCACCGAAGTGGGCTGGTTCCAGGTGCTGGCGGGGCAGGGCGTCGAAGCGCGCGGTTACAACCCGATTGCCGATGCGCTGACCGAAGAGGCCTTGCGCGATCTGCTTGGCCTGACCGAGGCGGAACTGGTCGAGGAAGTGCGCCAGATGCCACGCCATATCGAAGTGGTCGAACAGATGGTGCGCGGGGCTACGGCATGAAACGGATCACGGCAACGCTTTGCGCCGCGCTGCTCGGCGCCGTGCCCGTAGCGGCTCAGCCCGCGCCCGATTACCGCTCCCGTGCGGCATCAGACGAAGTGATCTACTTCGTCCTGCCCGACCGTTTCGAGAACGCCGACCCCAGGAACGACATGGGCGGCCTGAACGGCGACCGTCTCGTCACCGGCTTCGATCCTGCGGACAAGGGCTTCTATCACGGCGGCGATCTCAAGGGGTTGAAGGCGCGGCTGCCCTATCTCCAGAAGCTCGGGATCACCGCGATCTGGGTCGCGCCGATCTTCAGGAACAAGCCGGTGCAGGGACCTGTGGGTCACGAAAGCGCAGGCTATCACGGCTACTGGGTGACCGACTTTACCCGGCCTGATCCGCACCTCGGCACCGAGGCTGATTTCGCAGGTTTGGTAACCGCCGCGCATGCGCTGGGGATGAAGGTCTACATGGACATCATCACCAACCACACCGCCGACGTGATCCGTTATCGTGAAGGCGACGCGGCCAAATACGCCTACCGCTCGCGCGCCGACTATCCCTATTCGCGCAAAGGCGGGCTGGGTGGCGCGTCAATCAATCCGGGCTTTGCCGGGGATCAGGACAGCAGCGAGGCCAACTTTGCCAAGCTGACCGATCCATCATCCGCCTACACACCCTATGTCCCGCAAGGCGAGCGCAACGCCAAAACCCCGGCATGGCTCAACGACCCGATCTTTTACCACAATCGCGGTGACTCCACTTTCACTGGCGAGGATGCGCGCTTCGGCGATTTCTCCGGGCTGGACGACCTGTTTACCGAACATCCCCGCGTGCGCGACGGCATGATCGAAATCTACAAGCACTGGGTCGACCGCTACAAGATCGACGGATACCGCATCGACACCGCGCGCCACGTCGATCCCGGTTTCTGGCAGGCGTTCGTCCCCGCGATCAGGCAAGCGGCAAAGGCGCAAGGCATGCCCAATTTTGCTTTGTTTGCTGAAGTTTACCGCAGTTCTCCTGACAGCGGATACATCGCGCAATATACCCGGCGCGATGCCTTGCCCGCCGTGCTCGACTTCTCGTTTCAGGCCACCATGCGCGAGGTTCTGGGCAAGGGCAAAGGCACCGTGCTGCTCGCTGAACTGTTCGACGGCGACGTGCTTTATGAAGGCGGCGAGGCAGCGGCACGTTCGTTGCCGACGTTCCTTGGCAATCACGACATGGGCCGGTTCTCTACCTTGGTGAAGGAAGACCGTCCCGGCATCGCCAACGCCGAACTCCTCGCCCGCGTCACGCTCGGCCACGCCATGCTGCTCACCCTGCGCGGCGCGCCGGTGATCTATTCCGGTGACGAGCAGGGCTTCGTGGGCGATGGCGGCGATCAGGCCTCGCGGGAGGACATGTTCCCCTCGAAAGTCGCGTCTTACAACGACAACGCCCTGATCGGCACCAGCGCCACCACGGCGGCAAGCAATTTTGACGAGAACCACCCGCTGTTCCGCACGATTGCTGGCCTTTCCGCCATCCGCCGCGCTCATCCCGCACTCGCCTCCGGGCACCAGATCGTGCGCGATTACGCGCAAACGCCGGGCCTGTTCGCGATCTCGCGCTTCGATCCTGTCAGCGGCACCGAATACTTCATCGCCTTCAATACCGCCGACCATCCGATCGACCAGAACAGCACCATCGGCACCGCCGCAGGCAGGCTTGAAAGCCTGTCCGGCCAGTGTCCTGCAGCCGTCTCTGCACCGGGCAGTGTGCGCGTCACGCTCCCTGCGTTCGGCTGGATGGTCTGCCGTGCCAAAGAAAGCCTCAAGCCATGACAACCCAGACCACGCTCGCCCCGACGAGCGCTATCGCGCACCACCCATGGTGGCGCGGCGCGGTGATCTACCAGATCTATCCGCGCAGTTTCATGGACGCCAATGGCGACGGCATTGGTGATCTTCCCGGTATCACGCTGCGCCTCGATCACGTCGCGCGGCTCGGTGCCGATGCCATCTGGATTTCGCCGTTCTTCACCTCGCCGATGAAGGACTTCGGCTACGACGTTGCCGACTATTGCGACGTCGACCCGATCTTCGGGACGCTCATCGATTTCGACGCGCTTGTCGCCCGCGCCCATTCCCTCGGCCTGCGCGTGCTGATCGATCAGGTCTATTCGCACACCTCGGACGAGCATCCCTGGTTCATGGAAAGCCGCTCGTCGCGCGATAATCCCAAGGCCGACTGGTATGTATGGGCCGATCCCAAGCCCGATGGCTCGCCCCCGTCGAACTGGCAGTCGGTGTTCGGCGGTCCTGCATGGCGCTGGGATGCGCGGCGCAGGCAGTATTACATGCACAACTTCCTCGATAGCCAGCCGCAGCTCAATTGCCACAATCCGGCAGTGCAGGACGCGCTTCTTGGCGTCGCGGAATTCTGGCTGGAGCGCGGCGTCGATGGCTTCCGCATCGACGCGCTGAACTTCGCCATGCACGATCCCATGCTGCGCAACAATCCGCCCGCACCCCCCACCGATCAGATGCGCACGCGCCCGTTCGATTTTCAGCTCAAGCAATACAACCAGTCGCACGCAGATATCCCGCTGTTCATCGAACGCATCCGCACGCTGACCGATGAATACGACGCGACATTCACCGTCGCCGAAGTCGGCGGTGACGATGCCGAGCGCGAGATGAAACTGTTCACCGCAGGCGAGGGGCGTCTCAATTCCGCCTATGGCTTCGACTTCCTCTATGCCGACCGCCTGACGCCCGGCCTTGTCCGCGCAGCGCTGGCCGCATGGCCCGCAGCGCCGGGCATCGGCTGGCCGAGTTGGGCGTTCGAGAACCACGATGCACCGCGCGCGATATCGCGCTGGACCCAGCCGCAGCATCGCGGTGCATTCGCCCGGATGAAGGCACTGCTGCTGATGTGCCTGCGAGGCAATGCCATCGTCTATCAGGGCGAGGAACTGGGCCTGGAACAGGTCGATATTCCGTTCGAACAGTTGCAGGATCCCGAAGCGATCGCCAACTGGCCGCTTACCCTGTCGCGCGATGGTGCGCGCACGCCTATGCCGTGGAAAGCCGCCGCCGCCGATGCAGGGTTCGGCTCGACCGTACCCTGGCTGCCGTTCGGTGATGCCAATCATGCCCGTGCTGCCGATGTGCAGGAGGCAGACCCGAAATCGTTGCTCGCCCATACCCGGAAAGTCATCGCCCTGCGCAAGGCTCATCCGGCTCTGGCCATTGGCGATGTTGCCAATTGCCGCGTGGACGGCGATCTGCTGGTGATCGACCGCGTGGCGCCCGGTGAAAGCTTGCGCTGTCTGTTCAACATCGGCGCAAAGTCAGTTACCCTCGCCCCCGGCGATGCAGCGGGAGAAGTGGTCATGGCGGTCGGCGGAGCAACTGCGCAAAAGCTTCCCCCCTTCGGCGCGCTTGTAGTGATACTGTGACGCAGGGTGCGCCCCCGCACGTCGTCGTCCTCGGCGGCGGGAGCGCAGGCTGGATCACCGCCTGCCTGATCCACCAGGAATGGGGCGCGCGCGGCGGCAAGGTCACCGTGGTCGAAAGCCCCGACATCGGCATCATTGGCGTGGGCGAGGGCTCAACCCCGCAGCTCAAAGCCCTGTTCGATCACCTCGGCATTGCCGAAGCGGATTGGATGCCCGCCTGCGATGCCACCTACAAGCTCGGCATCCGGTTCAGCGGGTGGAGTGAACGGCCCGGTTTCGAGAGCTATTTCCATCCCTTTCCCGGGCCGACCGACCTCCACAGCGAACCCGGCTTTTTCCTCAACGCCTCGCTAGCCCGGCGAGGGTTTGTGGTGCCTGCCCATCCGGACCCATGGTTCCTCGCAAGCCGTCTTGCAGCGGAAGGAAAGGGGCCGCACGCCTCACCCAATTTCCCGTTTGGCCCGAGCTACGGTTACCATTTCGACGCCTACAAGCTGGGTGCCTTCCTGCAACGTCATGCCTGCGCCCATGGCGTGACGCACCTGCCGCGCAAGGTGGCCAGCGTCGAACGCGCAGCCAACGGCGATATAGCCGCGCTCCTGTGCGAGGGCGGCGAACGCATCGGGGGCGACATCTTCGTTGATTGTTCGGGCTTTCGCGCCGTGCTGATCCAGCAGGCGCTCGGTGTGCCATTCCGCACATTCGGCGAAAACCTGTTCAATGACCGCGCCGTGGTCATGCCCACGGCCCATGACAGGGCGCCGCTCGCGCAGACGGACAGCATCGCGATGCGGGCCGGGTGGCGCTGGTCGATCCCGCTGACAACCCGGATCGGCAATGGCTACGTCTATTCGTCGAAATACATCTCCGACGATGAGGCCGAGGCAGAGTTGCGCGCCGCGATCGGTATGGAGGGCAGCGAGCAGCCGGCGCGGTTCCTGCAGATGAAAGTCGGCAGGGTAGAGGACAGCTGGAGCCGCAACTGCCTCGCGGCTGGACTGTCGCAGGGCTTTATCGAGCCGCTCGAAGCCACCGCACTGCATATCGTCATCGCAACCGCGCTTGAGTTCGTCCGCGCCTACGAAAGCGGCGGATTTACCGCGGGGCACCGCGACGCGTTCAACCGCAAGGCGGCACTGCGCTATGAGGGTATCCGCGATTACATCGTCGCGCATTACCGCATGAACCAGCGTAGCGACACGCCCTATTGGCGCGACAACGCGACCAATCAGGCGTTGTCGGATGGCCTCAAGGCAATGGTCACCGCCTGGTTCACCCAGCAAGATATCGCAGGCGCCAATGCGGCCGCCTATGAAGAGCCACACTATTCCGCGATGAGCTGGAACTGCCTGTTCGCGGGATACGGCACGTTCCCGCCGCACGAAAAACTGCAACCGCTGCCAGCCAACGCGCTGGCGGGCGATCCTGACGCAACCGGCGCGATGCTCGACGCCTGCTGCGCAAACTTTGCAGAGATCGCGCGGGCCTGAACAACAAGGCGCAGAATCAAAAGCGGGCGGCCAGCATTGCTGACCGCCCGCCCGATAAAGCGTTCCAGGGACGCCAGTCCTTAGAACTTGATCGAAGCATCGACACCGAAAGTGCGCGGCATGTTGAAGTTGCCGTAGTCACCCAGGATGTTGCTGTTGTTGCCGATCACGACCACGTTCGGCACGCCCGATGCAGCGGTCGACTGGACCGATGGAAGGCTGTTCGACGGGTCACGGCGATAGACGAGCTGGTTGTTGAACACGTTGCGGCTCCACAGACCCAGATTGAGCTTGTTGTTGCCGCCACCCAGGCCGATGTCGAGCAGAGACAGGCGTGCGTTGACGATGAAGCTCTCGTCGGCCTTGGTGCCGAACTGGTCGAAGCTCTGCGTAGCCTGCGAGTAGTTTGCATCGACGTGAACCTTCGGACGGGCGCCACCGAGGATTTCGGGGAACTCGTAGTCCACCGAGGCACTGCCTGCATTGCGCGGGGTGTACACCACGTAGAACTTCTGCAGCACGGTGGTGCTGTTTCCGGTTGCCGCGCCAGCGCTGGTGAATTCGCGGTAGGTCACCGGAACCGCTGGAATGTCCGTGTAGGTATAGGCGTAAGACAGGTCCAGCTTCAGGCCGTCGGTCGGCTTGATGGTCAGGTCTGCTTCCACACCGCGGATCTTGGTGGTGCCCGGCGCATTGAACGTGACGAGGTTGTTGAAGTTGCCCGTCGCGGTCGGCTGAATGGTCGAAAGGTCGACCTGGCTGCCCTTGCGGTCCATCATGTAGGCAGCGATGTTGATGCGTGCATGGCGGTTGAACAGGTCAGCCTTGAGGCCGATTTCGTAGTTCTTCACGTCTTCAGGATTGAAGGCGCGGTAGTCCGAGGTACGCGAGCTGGCACCGCCTGCGCGGTAGCCGGTCGAGTACTTGGCATAGCCGTGCACGTCGCTGTTGAAGTCATAGGCGACCGTCGCCATCGGGTTGAAGCGCTTCCACTTCTTGTCGAGGCGGACGTAGCCGTTGGCCGCAGCAGCCGCGGTGTTCACCGTGTAGTTGATGTTGCGCGACCAGGTCAGGTCGCCTTCCTTGTCATCCCAGGTGTAGCGACCGCCAACCGTGATGTGCAGGGCTTCCGAAGCGTTCCAGGTGGCCTGACCATAGACCGCATAGCTCTTCGAGTTGACCACGGATGCGCGGTCGATCGCGCAGCCGTTCACGGCCTGGCCGACGAAGTCGGGCGTGGTGCCGGTGCAGAACGGGATCGTTACGAACGTCGCTTCGGTGGGCGACTTGTAGACCACGCCCATCGAGTTCGGCGTTGCCGCGTCGTCGCTGACGTGCTCGTTGAAATAGTAGAGGCCAGCGACATAATCGACCGACCCGATCGTGCCGACGGCCTGCAGTTCCTGGCTGAACTGGTTCTGCTTAAGGTCGGCAAGGCTGTAGCGGCTGAAAGCGCAAGGTGCGGCCGTGGTGCAGCTGGGGGTGTAGTTGATCACGGGCACGCGGTGGTAGCCGCCCGAGTTGTCGTACTGCTGGACGTCGACGCCGCGCCATGCGGTGATCGAACGCAGTTCGATTTCCGGTGCGATCTTCCACTTGAACACGTTGGTGAAGCCGTGGGTCTTGTCGACGCTGTTCCGCTGCGGCACGCCGATGTCGGCAGTGCGCATCAGGGTGTCACCATTCACGACAATGCCGGGAACCAGAGGCTTGATCGTGCCCTGAGTGCCAGTGAAAGCAGTGCCAGGGGTCAGGCAGGTGCTGCCTGCGGGGATGGCCGAAGGCGCCTTGTTGGAGCCGCCGCTGACGCAGTTGTTCGGGTTATAGTTGAGCAGCTGGCTGTAGAACGGGGTGTTCTCGTCACGGGCAACGTCATACGAAAAATCGTTGGTGATGCCATCGGCCGGCTGCCAGCGCACGGCAGCGCGCAGGCCCTTGCGGTTGAAGTATCCCCAACCGGCCTGACCTGCCAGAGGGTTCTTCGTGACCGCATCCTGATGCTGGTACACGCCGTCGAGCTTGATCGAGAAGCCGGCGAACTTGGGCAGGTTCAGGTGCAATGCGCCGCTGCGCGACCCGATGTTGCCGACCGAACCGTCCACGCTGCCACCGAACTCACCGGTAGGGGCCTTCGAGACGAGCGACAGTGCGCCGCCTTCGGTGTTGCGGCCGAACAGCGTGCCCTGCGGACCCTTGAGCACTTCGACGCGCTCAATGTCGAACAGGCCGGTGTTGAGGCCATGCTGACGGCCGAGGTAGACGCCGTCGATGTAGACGCCGACGCCCTGTTCGCGGGCGGGCTGGTTGGCGTCGAGCGGAACGATGCCGCGAATACCGATGGTCAGCGCCGACTGGCGCGCTTCGAACGTTGCCACGCGAAGGCTGGGTACGCCGCCGTCGGCCAGATCGAGCAGGCTCTGAACCTTGCGTTCCTTGATCGTTTCAGCGCCCATGACCGAGATCGAGATCGGGGTCTTCTGGAGGTTGGTCTCGCGCTTGGTTGCGGTGACGACGATTTCGGTGAGACCGCCGCCGTTGCGGGCGCTGGTTTCATCCTGCGCTTCGGCAGCGGGTGCGGTCTGGTCTTCTGCGCCCTCGATTGTCACGCCATCGGTGCCGACGGAGAACTTGGCGAATGCCGATTCCGAACTGCAAATGGCGGCGACGGCAATGGCAGCCATCGAAGCAGAACGAAGAATACGAGCGGACTTCATGAGAATTTCCCTGATGACGTTTCTATCACAGCCGATCAGGGTGCCCGTCAGGCTCCACCAAGCGACATGCGGGCCGCCCTAGAACGGCCCGATGACACTACGGTGACGGACTGGTGACACTAAGGTGACAGGGAGGTGTCGGTCAGGTCATTCAAGGTGAGCCGATGCAAGAAGCGCCAGCCATTGCGCCTTCGCCTCGCCAGAAATTCCATCTTTCGCCAGGACGGCCAATTGAAACCACGAACGCTTGCCGGTGACCAGCCGGTAAAGCCCGTA is a genomic window of Novosphingobium sp. MMS21-SN21R containing:
- a CDS encoding alpha-amylase family glycosyl hydrolase, with the protein product MKRITATLCAALLGAVPVAAQPAPDYRSRAASDEVIYFVLPDRFENADPRNDMGGLNGDRLVTGFDPADKGFYHGGDLKGLKARLPYLQKLGITAIWVAPIFRNKPVQGPVGHESAGYHGYWVTDFTRPDPHLGTEADFAGLVTAAHALGMKVYMDIITNHTADVIRYREGDAAKYAYRSRADYPYSRKGGLGGASINPGFAGDQDSSEANFAKLTDPSSAYTPYVPQGERNAKTPAWLNDPIFYHNRGDSTFTGEDARFGDFSGLDDLFTEHPRVRDGMIEIYKHWVDRYKIDGYRIDTARHVDPGFWQAFVPAIRQAAKAQGMPNFALFAEVYRSSPDSGYIAQYTRRDALPAVLDFSFQATMREVLGKGKGTVLLAELFDGDVLYEGGEAAARSLPTFLGNHDMGRFSTLVKEDRPGIANAELLARVTLGHAMLLTLRGAPVIYSGDEQGFVGDGGDQASREDMFPSKVASYNDNALIGTSATTAASNFDENHPLFRTIAGLSAIRRAHPALASGHQIVRDYAQTPGLFAISRFDPVSGTEYFIAFNTADHPIDQNSTIGTAAGRLESLSGQCPAAVSAPGSVRVTLPAFGWMVCRAKESLKP
- a CDS encoding alpha-amylase family glycosyl hydrolase, which translates into the protein MTTQTTLAPTSAIAHHPWWRGAVIYQIYPRSFMDANGDGIGDLPGITLRLDHVARLGADAIWISPFFTSPMKDFGYDVADYCDVDPIFGTLIDFDALVARAHSLGLRVLIDQVYSHTSDEHPWFMESRSSRDNPKADWYVWADPKPDGSPPSNWQSVFGGPAWRWDARRRQYYMHNFLDSQPQLNCHNPAVQDALLGVAEFWLERGVDGFRIDALNFAMHDPMLRNNPPAPPTDQMRTRPFDFQLKQYNQSHADIPLFIERIRTLTDEYDATFTVAEVGGDDAEREMKLFTAGEGRLNSAYGFDFLYADRLTPGLVRAALAAWPAAPGIGWPSWAFENHDAPRAISRWTQPQHRGAFARMKALLLMCLRGNAIVYQGEELGLEQVDIPFEQLQDPEAIANWPLTLSRDGARTPMPWKAAAADAGFGSTVPWLPFGDANHARAADVQEADPKSLLAHTRKVIALRKAHPALAIGDVANCRVDGDLLVIDRVAPGESLRCLFNIGAKSVTLAPGDAAGEVVMAVGGATAQKLPPFGALVVIL
- a CDS encoding tryptophan halogenase family protein, with product MTQGAPPHVVVLGGGSAGWITACLIHQEWGARGGKVTVVESPDIGIIGVGEGSTPQLKALFDHLGIAEADWMPACDATYKLGIRFSGWSERPGFESYFHPFPGPTDLHSEPGFFLNASLARRGFVVPAHPDPWFLASRLAAEGKGPHASPNFPFGPSYGYHFDAYKLGAFLQRHACAHGVTHLPRKVASVERAANGDIAALLCEGGERIGGDIFVDCSGFRAVLIQQALGVPFRTFGENLFNDRAVVMPTAHDRAPLAQTDSIAMRAGWRWSIPLTTRIGNGYVYSSKYISDDEAEAELRAAIGMEGSEQPARFLQMKVGRVEDSWSRNCLAAGLSQGFIEPLEATALHIVIATALEFVRAYESGGFTAGHRDAFNRKAALRYEGIRDYIVAHYRMNQRSDTPYWRDNATNQALSDGLKAMVTAWFTQQDIAGANAAAYEEPHYSAMSWNCLFAGYGTFPPHEKLQPLPANALAGDPDATGAMLDACCANFAEIARA
- a CDS encoding TonB-dependent receptor, with protein sequence MKSARILRSASMAAIAVAAICSSESAFAKFSVGTDGVTIEGAEDQTAPAAEAQDETSARNGGGLTEIVVTATKRETNLQKTPISISVMGAETIKERKVQSLLDLADGGVPSLRVATFEARQSALTIGIRGIVPLDANQPAREQGVGVYIDGVYLGRQHGLNTGLFDIERVEVLKGPQGTLFGRNTEGGALSLVSKAPTGEFGGSVDGSVGNIGSRSGALHLNLPKFAGFSIKLDGVYQHQDAVTKNPLAGQAGWGYFNRKGLRAAVRWQPADGITNDFSYDVARDENTPFYSQLLNYNPNNCVSGGSNKAPSAIPAGSTCLTPGTAFTGTQGTIKPLVPGIVVNGDTLMRTADIGVPQRNSVDKTHGFTNVFKWKIAPEIELRSITAWRGVDVQQYDNSGGYHRVPVINYTPSCTTAAPCAFSRYSLADLKQNQFSQELQAVGTIGSVDYVAGLYYFNEHVSDDAATPNSMGVVYKSPTEATFVTIPFCTGTTPDFVGQAVNGCAIDRASVVNSKSYAVYGQATWNASEALHITVGGRYTWDDKEGDLTWSRNINYTVNTAAAAANGYVRLDKKWKRFNPMATVAYDFNSDVHGYAKYSTGYRAGGASSRTSDYRAFNPEDVKNYEIGLKADLFNRHARINIAAYMMDRKGSQVDLSTIQPTATGNFNNLVTFNAPGTTKIRGVEADLTIKPTDGLKLDLSYAYTYTDIPAVPVTYREFTSAGAATGNSTTVLQKFYVVYTPRNAGSASVDYEFPEILGGARPKVHVDANYSQATQSFDQFGTKADESFIVNARLSLLDIGLGGGNNKLNLGLWSRNVFNNQLVYRRDPSNSLPSVQSTAASGVPNVVVIGNNSNILGDYGNFNMPRTFGVDASIKF